The genomic DNA GAGCTCGATATTCTGGCCGAATCCGAGGAAGCGGGCGTGTATCTTGTCGCGACGAAGGACGGCAAGCACATTTTCGTCACCGGGCATTCCGAGTACGATCCCTGTTCACTGAAATGGGAGTACGACCGCGATGTAGCGAAAGGACTGGATATTGCTCTGCCTGTCAACTATTTTCCAAATGACGATCCGTCCCGCACACCGAAGTCGACCTGGAAATCCCATGCAAATTTATTATTCTCCAATTGGTTGAATTACTATGTGTATCAAGAGACGCCTTATGATATCGATCAGCAGGGCGGACTCATTTATCATATATAGGCTGTGGAGGGATTGTTAAATGTCAGAGAAGAAGTACCGCATTGAAAGTGTACTTGCGCAGATCGGATCGGTTGAGGAGCCGGTTACTGGTGCAGTAAACTATCCGATCTATCAGGCAACGGCTTTCCGCCATCCGCGTCTCGGCCAAAGCACCGGATTCGACTATTCGCGGACGAAGAGCCCGACCCGTGCGGTGCTGGAGGAAGCGGCGGCCGCGCTCGAGTCCGGAGACGCTGGATTTGCCTGTAGTTCCGGCATGGCTGCGCTGCAGACGGTATTCACTTTGTTCGCCAGCGGCGACCATTTGATCGTATCGCTCGATCTGTACGGGGGAACTTACCGCCTTTTGGAGCGGGTATTGTCCAAATACGGAGTTACCGCATCTTATGTAGACACGAATGATTTAAGCGCCCTTGAAGAAGCTAAACAGCCAAACACGAAGGCGATAATCATCGAGACGCCTACGAATCCACTGATGATGATCACAGATATTAGAGCGGTCAGCCAGTGGGCACGTGATCACGGCCTTTTGACGATTGTCGACAATACGCTGCTGACTCCGTTCTTCCAGCGCCCGATCGAGCTGGGGGCCGACATTGTGGTCCATAGCGCGAC from Paenibacillus woosongensis includes the following:
- a CDS encoding aminotransferase class I/II-fold pyridoxal phosphate-dependent enzyme, giving the protein MSEKKYRIESVLAQIGSVEEPVTGAVNYPIYQATAFRHPRLGQSTGFDYSRTKSPTRAVLEEAAAALESGDAGFACSSGMAALQTVFTLFASGDHLIVSLDLYGGTYRLLERVLSKYGVTASYVDTNDLSALEEAKQPNTKAIIIETPTNPLMMITDIRAVSQWARDHGLLTIVDNTLLTPFFQRPIELGADIVVHSATKYLGGHNDVLAGLIVTKGKELSEEMAFLHNSIGAVLGPTDSYQLMRGMKTLALRMERHQSNALAIAKYLQNHPQVTEVFYPGLPDHPGYEIQNAQSSGNTGIFSFKVSDARYVEPVLRNLKLIAFAESLGGVESLMTYPAVQTHADIPAEVRDAVGVDDRLLRFSVGIEHVDDLIQDLEQALEAARAEVEGGSKNE